Proteins from a single region of Scleropages formosus chromosome 24, fSclFor1.1, whole genome shotgun sequence:
- the LOC108936516 gene encoding minor histocompatibility antigen H13-like isoform X1, whose product MADVEQGAALPSGVPPPDVLNASAANGTDAANGTATRFVSTPEGTALAYGSLVLMALLPIFFGALRSVSCAKSKNSSDMPETITSRDAARFPIIASCTLFGLYLFFKIFSQEYINLLLSMYFFVLGILALSHTMSPLMNRAFPTNLPNRQYQLLFTQGSGEAKEEIVNYEFDTKDLVCLCISTVVGIWYVLKKHWVANNLFGLAFALNGVELLHLNNVSTGCILLGGLFIYDVFWVFGTNVMVTVAKSFEAPIKLVFPQDLLEKGLEANNFAMLGLGDIVIPGIFIALLLRFDVSLRKDSRTYFYTSFLAYIFGLGLTIFVMHTFKHAQPALLYLVPACIGFPVVVALVKGELTDMFRYEESSLSEAEPAPKEETGLEKKEK is encoded by the exons ATGGCCGATGTGGAGCAGGGAGCGGCGCTGCCGAGCGGAGTCCCGCCGCCCGACGTCCTAAATGCCTCGGCGGCTAATGGCACCGACGCGGCCAACGGAACGGCGACGCGCTTCGTGTCCACCCCCGAGGGCACAGCGCTGGCGTACGGCAGCCTCGTGCTCATGGCGCTGCTGCCCATCTTCTTCGGCGCGCTGCGCTCGGTCAGCTGCGCCAAGAGCAAG AATTCCTCGGACATGCCGGAAACCATCACCAGCCGGGATGCTGCCCGCTTTCCAATCATTGCCAGCTGCACCCTCTTTGGGCTGTACCTCTTCTTCAAG ATCTTCTCCCAGGAGTACATCAACTTACTGCTGTCCATGTACTTCTTTGTGCTGGGCATCTTGGCACTGTCACACACCATGAG TCCACTGATGAACCGTGCGTTTCCCACCAACCTGCCCAACCGGCAGTACCAGCTGCTCTTCACCCAGGGCTCCGGCGAGGCCAAGGAGG AAATTGTTAATTACGAGTTTGACACCAAAGACCTGGTGTGTCTATGCATCAGCACCGTCGTGGGCATCTGGTATGTCCTCAAAAAG CACTGGGTGGCCAACAACCTTTTTGGTCTGGCGTTTGCCCTCAATGGTGTCGAGCTGCTGCACCTCAACAACGTCAGCACAGGGTGCATCCTCCTGGGGGGGCTCTTCATCTACGACGTCTTCTGG GTTTTTGGGACCAATGTCATGGTAACAGTGGCGAAGTCCTTCGAAGCACCAATCAAAC tgGTGTTtccccaggacctgctggagaaggGCCTGGAGGCCAACAACTTTGCCATGCTGGGCCTTGGAGACATTGTTATTCCAG GGATCTTCATTGCGCTACTCCTGCGGTTTGATGTCAG CCTGAGGAAGGATTCCCGCACCTACTTCTATACCAGCTTCCTTGCCTACATCTTCGGCCTGGGACTCACCATCTTCGTCATGCATACCTTCAAGCACGCCCAG CCTGCCCTGCTCTACCTGGTCCCAGCATGCATCGGCTTCCCCGTTGTCGTGGCTCTCGTGAAGGGAGAGCTGACTGACATGTTCAG ATACGAGGAGTCCTCCCTTTCAGAGGCGGAGCCTGCGCCCAAGGAAGAGACAGGgctggagaagaaggaaaagtAG
- the LOC108936516 gene encoding minor histocompatibility antigen H13-like isoform X2 → MADVEQGAALPSGVPPPDVLNASAANGTDAANGTATRFVSTPEGTALAYGSLVLMALLPIFFGALRSVSCAKSKNSSDMPETITSRDAARFPIIASCTLFGLYLFFKIFSQEYINLLLSMYFFVLGILALSHTMSPLMNRAFPTNLPNRQYQLLFTQGSGEAKEEIVNYEFDTKDLVCLCISTVVGIWYVLKKHWVANNLFGLAFALNGVELLHLNNVSTGCILLGGLFIYDVFWVFGTNVMVTVAKSFEAPIKLVFPQDLLEKGLEANNFAMLGLGDIVIPGIFIALLLRFDVSLRKDSRTYFYTSFLAYIFGLGLTIFVMHTFKHAQPALLYLVPACIGFPVVVALVKGELTDMFSYESVVEVLPHTPRLTHFPMVSGSPASLADSMQPSRASPRRRRPTPHAL, encoded by the exons ATGGCCGATGTGGAGCAGGGAGCGGCGCTGCCGAGCGGAGTCCCGCCGCCCGACGTCCTAAATGCCTCGGCGGCTAATGGCACCGACGCGGCCAACGGAACGGCGACGCGCTTCGTGTCCACCCCCGAGGGCACAGCGCTGGCGTACGGCAGCCTCGTGCTCATGGCGCTGCTGCCCATCTTCTTCGGCGCGCTGCGCTCGGTCAGCTGCGCCAAGAGCAAG AATTCCTCGGACATGCCGGAAACCATCACCAGCCGGGATGCTGCCCGCTTTCCAATCATTGCCAGCTGCACCCTCTTTGGGCTGTACCTCTTCTTCAAG ATCTTCTCCCAGGAGTACATCAACTTACTGCTGTCCATGTACTTCTTTGTGCTGGGCATCTTGGCACTGTCACACACCATGAG TCCACTGATGAACCGTGCGTTTCCCACCAACCTGCCCAACCGGCAGTACCAGCTGCTCTTCACCCAGGGCTCCGGCGAGGCCAAGGAGG AAATTGTTAATTACGAGTTTGACACCAAAGACCTGGTGTGTCTATGCATCAGCACCGTCGTGGGCATCTGGTATGTCCTCAAAAAG CACTGGGTGGCCAACAACCTTTTTGGTCTGGCGTTTGCCCTCAATGGTGTCGAGCTGCTGCACCTCAACAACGTCAGCACAGGGTGCATCCTCCTGGGGGGGCTCTTCATCTACGACGTCTTCTGG GTTTTTGGGACCAATGTCATGGTAACAGTGGCGAAGTCCTTCGAAGCACCAATCAAAC tgGTGTTtccccaggacctgctggagaaggGCCTGGAGGCCAACAACTTTGCCATGCTGGGCCTTGGAGACATTGTTATTCCAG GGATCTTCATTGCGCTACTCCTGCGGTTTGATGTCAG CCTGAGGAAGGATTCCCGCACCTACTTCTATACCAGCTTCCTTGCCTACATCTTCGGCCTGGGACTCACCATCTTCGTCATGCATACCTTCAAGCACGCCCAG CCTGCCCTGCTCTACCTGGTCCCAGCATGCATCGGCTTCCCCGTTGTCGTGGCTCTCGTGAAGGGAGAGCTGACTGACATGTTCAG TTACGAGTCGGTGGTCGAGGTGTTGCCCCACACGCCCCGGCTCACACACTTCCCCATGGTGTCCGGCTCTCCTGCCAGTCTGGCAGACTCCATGCAGCCGTCCCGGGCCTCGCCCCGCCGGCGCCGCCCCACGCCTCATGCCCTTTAG